Proteins co-encoded in one Desulfovibrio sp. Huiquan2017 genomic window:
- a CDS encoding sirohydrochlorin cobaltochelatase, producing the protein MSTAIVLAAFGSRHKNAMASLTHIVQRVKAAYPDLPVRVAYTSKTIRGHMKKAGEEVDSVAAALDKLLDEGVTHVAVQSLHLIPGTEFHELLGLANERVLREGGFHRVEVGFPLVAGEAGIDEVADAVLTIAEQGKGENDAVLFMGHGTKHDGNVYYEALHRAFQKRDRSVHLGAMEAEPGIEAIIERFRADGVKKAHLLPFLFGAGWHAARDMVGDSATSWKSRLEQAGIECEPMLKGTGEYDCLVDIWLSHLHDALRRMDRC; encoded by the coding sequence GTGAGCACCGCCATCGTCCTGGCCGCCTTCGGCTCCCGCCACAAGAACGCCATGGCCTCGCTGACCCACATCGTGCAACGGGTCAAAGCGGCCTATCCCGACCTGCCCGTGCGCGTGGCCTACACCTCCAAAACCATCCGGGGGCACATGAAAAAGGCGGGCGAAGAGGTGGATTCCGTGGCCGCCGCCCTGGACAAACTGCTCGACGAGGGCGTGACCCACGTGGCCGTCCAATCCCTGCACCTCATTCCCGGCACGGAGTTTCACGAACTCCTGGGCCTGGCCAACGAACGAGTACTCCGCGAGGGCGGCTTCCACCGCGTGGAGGTCGGCTTCCCGCTGGTTGCGGGCGAGGCGGGCATCGACGAAGTGGCCGACGCGGTCCTGACCATCGCCGAACAGGGCAAGGGCGAGAATGACGCCGTGCTGTTCATGGGCCACGGCACCAAACACGACGGCAATGTCTACTACGAGGCCCTGCACCGCGCCTTCCAGAAGCGCGACCGGTCCGTGCACCTGGGGGCCATGGAGGCCGAACCCGGCATCGAAGCGATCATCGAGCGGTTCCGGGCCGACGGCGTGAAAAAGGCGCACCTCCTGCCCTTCCTTTTCGGCGCGGGGTGGCACGCCGCCCGCGACATGGTCGGCGACTCCGCAACGAGCTGGAAGAGCCGCCTCGAACAGGCGGGCATCGAATGCGAGCCCATGCTCAAGGGGACGGGCGAATACGACTGCCTCGTGGACATCTGGTTGAGCCACCTCCACGACGCCCTGCGGCGCATGGACCGCTGCTAG
- the cobI gene encoding precorrin-2 C(20)-methyltransferase, with protein sequence MTQKGTLYGIGVGPGDPELLTLKAVRVLGQVDVIFAAASTKNDYSTAYAIARPHLKDDVKIVRLGFPMTTDKDALEAAWSENARLVAEVLDRGEDAAFLTLGDPLTYSTYGYLQRTLLAMNPDLRLRAIPGITSFHAAAARIGLVLCESKESLLITSGVADSARLEEQLNCADNAVILKAYKNFDEIRTLLTKLRLADTTVLVSRLGMDEESILMDIKDAPSQPHYFSLALVKRNKS encoded by the coding sequence GTGACCCAAAAAGGCACCCTCTACGGCATCGGAGTCGGCCCCGGCGACCCGGAACTGCTCACCCTCAAGGCCGTGCGCGTCCTCGGACAAGTGGACGTGATCTTTGCCGCCGCCTCCACCAAAAACGACTACTCCACGGCCTATGCAATCGCCCGGCCGCACCTCAAGGACGATGTGAAGATCGTCCGCCTCGGCTTTCCCATGACCACGGATAAGGATGCCCTGGAGGCCGCCTGGTCCGAAAACGCCCGTCTCGTGGCCGAAGTCCTGGACCGAGGCGAGGACGCCGCCTTCCTGACCCTGGGCGACCCCCTGACCTACTCGACCTACGGCTATCTCCAGCGCACGCTGCTGGCCATGAACCCGGACCTCAGGCTCCGGGCCATTCCGGGCATCACCTCCTTCCACGCCGCCGCCGCACGCATCGGCCTGGTCCTGTGCGAATCCAAGGAATCCCTGCTGATCACCTCGGGCGTGGCCGATTCCGCCCGCCTGGAGGAACAGCTCAACTGCGCCGACAACGCGGTCATCCTCAAGGCATACAAGAATTTCGACGAGATCCGCACCCTGCTGACCAAACTCCGCCTGGCCGACACCACGGTCCTGGTCTCCCGCCTGGGCATGGATGAGGAATCCATCCTCATGGACATCAAGGACGCCCCCAGCCAGCCGCATTACTTCTCCCTGGCCCTGGTCAAGAGGAACAAATCGTGA
- a CDS encoding ABC transporter substrate-binding protein, which produces MKRLLFTFAFILLFCSTAQARAITDDSGRTITFDKPFTRIISLYGAHTENLFSLGLDEQIIGVSTSEDYPAAALSRPSFNARDGVEKFLATKPDLILIRPMHMRAYAGLWNALARHGVTVVSLQPDSVEAMYDYWRTLGKLTGRDLQAEYMIEDFREGISRAEDRLATIPMDERPGVFFESIHSKSATFSPGSMPLFVLEKAGGTNVATDARPRHGTNIANYGLERLLGKGPQIDVYLAQRGTMNDVSVRDIVNSPAASRIKAVLTRNVFLVDERLVSRPTLRLLEGIDIIFRFLHP; this is translated from the coding sequence TTGAAACGCCTTCTCTTCACCTTCGCCTTCATTCTGCTTTTCTGCTCCACCGCCCAGGCCCGCGCCATCACCGACGACTCGGGCCGGACCATCACCTTCGACAAGCCGTTCACCCGGATCATCTCCCTGTACGGCGCACACACCGAGAACCTCTTCAGCCTCGGCCTGGACGAACAGATCATCGGTGTGTCCACAAGCGAGGACTATCCGGCCGCAGCCCTGTCCAGACCGAGCTTCAACGCCCGCGACGGAGTGGAGAAATTCCTGGCCACCAAGCCGGACCTGATCCTCATCCGGCCCATGCACATGCGCGCCTACGCCGGGCTGTGGAACGCCCTTGCGCGTCACGGCGTGACCGTGGTTTCGCTCCAGCCCGATAGCGTGGAGGCCATGTACGACTACTGGCGCACCCTGGGCAAGCTGACCGGCCGCGACCTCCAGGCCGAATACATGATCGAGGACTTCCGCGAGGGCATAAGCCGCGCCGAAGACCGGCTGGCGACCATCCCCATGGACGAACGGCCCGGCGTGTTCTTCGAGTCCATCCACAGCAAGTCCGCCACCTTCTCCCCCGGCTCCATGCCTCTGTTCGTCCTGGAAAAGGCCGGCGGCACCAACGTGGCCACCGACGCCCGCCCCCGGCACGGCACGAACATCGCGAACTACGGCCTGGAACGCCTGCTGGGCAAGGGCCCCCAAATCGACGTTTATCTGGCCCAACGCGGAACCATGAACGACGTCTCGGTGCGGGACATCGTGAACAGCCCGGCCGCCTCGCGCATCAAGGCGGTCCTGACCCGCAACGTCTTCCTGGTGGACGAACGGCTGGTCTCCCGGCCCACCCTGCGCCTGCTCGAAGGCATCGACATCATATTCCGCTTCCTCCATCCCTAG
- a CDS encoding ABC transporter ATP-binding protein: MDNATFSLQDLGFAYGDTPVLHGLALDFAPGLVHGVVGPNGSGKSTLLHLLAGHLAPTEGAVRLNGEDISACPPARLALRCALVSQDQTLRFPFTVAETVLMGRHPHIPRFSRAEARDLEIVEQALSVMDLFDLRRRAVADLSGGERQRTAVARGLAQETPALLMDEPTSAMDIRHAMTTMEELTRLARAGRTVVAVLHDLNLAARYCDTILMLDKGTVHAYGNVSRTLTPDNIFAVFGVRAAVLDTQYGPHIAYIQGTRF; this comes from the coding sequence GTGGATAATGCCACCTTCTCGCTCCAGGACCTCGGCTTCGCCTATGGAGACACCCCGGTCCTCCACGGCCTGGCCCTGGACTTCGCGCCCGGCCTGGTGCATGGGGTGGTAGGTCCCAACGGCAGCGGCAAATCCACCCTGCTCCACCTGCTCGCCGGGCACCTTGCGCCCACGGAAGGCGCGGTGCGTCTCAACGGCGAGGACATCTCGGCCTGCCCCCCGGCCCGGCTGGCGCTCCGTTGCGCCCTGGTCTCCCAGGACCAGACCCTGCGGTTCCCCTTCACCGTGGCCGAGACCGTGCTCATGGGGCGGCATCCGCACATCCCCCGGTTCAGCAGGGCCGAGGCCCGCGACCTGGAAATCGTCGAACAAGCCCTGTCCGTCATGGACCTGTTCGACCTGCGCCGCCGGGCGGTGGCCGACCTGTCCGGGGGCGAACGCCAACGCACCGCCGTAGCGCGGGGCCTGGCCCAGGAAACCCCGGCCCTGCTCATGGACGAGCCTACCTCGGCCATGGACATCCGCCACGCCATGACGACCATGGAGGAACTGACCCGGCTGGCCCGGGCGGGCCGCACCGTGGTGGCCGTGCTCCACGACCTGAACCTGGCCGCCCGCTACTGCGACACCATCCTCATGCTGGACAAAGGGACCGTTCACGCCTATGGCAACGTGTCCCGGACGCTTACTCCCGACAACATCTTCGCGGTCTTCGGCGTGCGCGCCGCTGTCCTGGACACCCAATACGGACCGCATATTGCCTATATCCAAGGAACCCGATTTTGA
- a CDS encoding iron ABC transporter permease: MIHAASRTPLRNGLIVGLLAATLAGLALAACALGVIHIPPSEVLHGLASGLRGAADALNSTTAGILLDVRVPRILTCLAVGFGLAMAGAVFQGLLLNPLADPFTLGVSSGAAFGAALALLLGLSFFGPATLLALAFAGAVLTLAAVIGLAGRDGELSPASLILAGVIVSAILSAGISFIKYLADERVSVIVFWLMGSFVGRTMNDAALAGAATLFAFAVCLYFGRDLNIMSLGTRPARSLGVDTGRVRLILLVTASLVSAVCVAVSGVIGFVGLIVPHLMRMVVGPDNRWLLPASGLGGAILLLAADTVTRALLPHEVPIGVLTALIGGPVFCWIFSQSRRPARG, encoded by the coding sequence ATGATCCACGCCGCCTCCCGCACTCCATTGCGCAATGGTCTGATCGTCGGGCTGCTCGCCGCCACGCTGGCCGGGCTGGCCCTGGCCGCCTGCGCCCTGGGGGTCATCCACATCCCGCCGAGCGAGGTCCTGCACGGCCTGGCAAGCGGATTGCGGGGGGCGGCGGACGCCCTGAACTCGACCACGGCGGGCATCCTCCTCGACGTCCGAGTGCCGCGCATCCTGACTTGTCTGGCCGTGGGCTTCGGCCTGGCCATGGCGGGCGCGGTCTTCCAGGGGCTGCTCCTCAACCCCCTGGCCGATCCATTCACCCTGGGCGTATCCTCGGGCGCGGCCTTCGGCGCGGCCCTGGCCCTGCTTCTGGGGCTGAGCTTTTTCGGCCCGGCCACGCTCCTGGCCCTGGCCTTCGCGGGCGCGGTTCTGACGCTGGCGGCCGTCATCGGGCTGGCCGGCCGGGACGGCGAACTCTCCCCGGCCTCGCTCATCCTGGCCGGGGTCATCGTCTCGGCCATTCTCTCGGCGGGCATCAGCTTCATCAAATATCTGGCCGACGAGCGCGTCTCGGTCATCGTCTTCTGGCTCATGGGCAGCTTCGTGGGCCGGACCATGAACGACGCTGCCCTGGCGGGCGCGGCCACCCTGTTCGCCTTTGCGGTCTGCCTCTATTTTGGGCGGGACCTGAACATTATGAGCCTGGGCACGCGCCCGGCGCGCAGCCTGGGCGTGGACACCGGCCGAGTCCGGTTGATCCTGCTGGTTACCGCCTCCCTGGTCAGCGCAGTCTGCGTGGCCGTGAGCGGCGTCATCGGCTTCGTCGGGCTCATCGTGCCCCATCTCATGCGCATGGTCGTGGGCCCGGACAACCGCTGGCTGCTGCCCGCATCCGGCCTGGGCGGGGCCATCCTCCTGCTCGCGGCCGACACCGTGACTCGAGCCCTGTTGCCCCACGAGGTGCCCATCGGCGTGCTCACCGCCCTCATCGGCGGCCCGGTCTTCTGCTGGATATTCAGCCAGTCGCGGAGGCCAGCCCGTGGATAA
- a CDS encoding sirohydrochlorin cobaltochelatase produces MTFVRNAVFLLLALLLAVPAQAGHHDEGPAKQAVVLAAFGTSYPEAVKSILNIKAKVEQANPGVPVRLAFTSNIIRKIWQERQNDAAWKKAHADIPEEVLYVKHPLATIADLQNDGYRDITVQSLHVFAGEEFHDLITLVGSLRSIRTLKPRHAPFVRLALGRPALGMPGEAHPYTEDLATAAKTLKADVDRARKMDAALVYMGHGNDYFSTGIYSEFQKVMRETYDYPIYIGCVEGFPAFSDMAVALKHSGKKNILLKPFMIVAGDHASNDMAGDEDDSWKVQLTKAGYKVTPDLTGLGMLDAWAELYVAHVKDAMAPRPGVK; encoded by the coding sequence ATGACGTTCGTCAGAAACGCCGTCTTCCTGCTGCTCGCCCTGCTCCTGGCCGTCCCGGCCCAGGCCGGGCACCACGACGAAGGCCCGGCCAAACAGGCCGTGGTCCTGGCCGCCTTCGGCACTTCCTATCCCGAAGCGGTCAAATCCATCCTGAACATCAAGGCCAAAGTGGAACAGGCCAACCCCGGCGTGCCTGTGCGGCTGGCCTTCACCTCCAACATCATCCGCAAGATATGGCAGGAGCGCCAGAACGACGCGGCCTGGAAAAAGGCGCACGCCGACATCCCCGAGGAAGTCCTGTACGTCAAGCACCCCCTGGCGACCATCGCGGACCTCCAGAACGACGGCTACCGCGACATCACCGTGCAGTCCCTGCATGTCTTCGCGGGCGAGGAGTTCCACGACCTGATCACCCTGGTCGGCTCTCTCAGGTCCATTCGCACCCTGAAGCCGCGCCATGCGCCCTTTGTCCGGCTGGCTCTGGGCCGCCCGGCTCTGGGCATGCCCGGCGAGGCTCATCCCTATACAGAGGATCTGGCCACTGCGGCCAAGACCTTGAAAGCCGATGTGGACCGTGCCCGCAAGATGGACGCCGCCCTGGTCTACATGGGCCACGGCAACGACTACTTCTCCACCGGCATCTACTCGGAATTCCAGAAGGTCATGCGCGAAACCTACGACTACCCGATCTACATCGGCTGTGTCGAAGGGTTCCCCGCCTTCTCCGACATGGCCGTGGCGCTCAAGCATTCGGGCAAGAAGAACATCCTGCTCAAGCCGTTCATGATCGTGGCCGGCGACCATGCCTCCAACGACATGGCCGGCGACGAGGACGACTCGTGGAAGGTCCAGCTCACCAAGGCCGGATACAAGGTCACCCCGGACCTGACCGGCCTGGGCATGCTCGACGCCTGGGCCGAACTGTACGTGGCCCACGTCAAGGACGCCATGGCCCCGCGCCCGGGCGTGAAATAA
- a CDS encoding chemotaxis protein CheW, translating into MQDSIIQCIEDIEKQILEVDATGQGVEAVIDALGLSCMQLSSAGVIALIDMLKDGITPVNNEIITAMLGICEAQKKFFFALGGLLQGSTDALAKIKTAPSAPAVEESEEDAAKAFEEPPTAEAEATEAEEEEKAPATPALAAKSDNKPDAKGSTTAISSIRVATDRLDRVIELVGKLMVTYAVIAQGGATSMTQMASSLRELDNVITRLQQEVNAIRLVPLKQIFMPMHRLVKSLSQKIGKKLDFEVKGDDLALDKTIVESLNEPLVHLLRNAVDHGLEDPAGRKAAGKSESGTVTLSAWRKGDSAFIQVADDGRGLDPDRILAKALEKGLADPDKEYKTEEILQFVLQSGFSTAEKITDVSGRGVGMDAVVNAIKVALDGEVSIQSELGKGAAFTISIPLDRSANEGIVDALVCKVGGDTFIMPSRDVVEIYMPRRNDVVELPDGRETVDVRGEIHSLLRLADLLELTPEIDNIEMAQAIVVRVGDYKGAILVDEVLRQQQVVITGFTVPVQEIFNIPILGYGMMGESDALVIDAEEMIQQFQERITRNARSSLT; encoded by the coding sequence ATGCAGGACAGCATCATCCAGTGCATCGAGGACATCGAGAAGCAGATTCTCGAAGTGGACGCCACCGGCCAAGGGGTCGAGGCGGTTATCGATGCCCTAGGCCTGTCGTGCATGCAGCTCTCCTCGGCCGGGGTCATCGCCCTGATCGACATGCTCAAGGACGGCATCACGCCGGTCAACAACGAAATCATCACCGCCATGCTGGGCATCTGCGAAGCCCAGAAGAAATTTTTCTTCGCCTTGGGCGGCCTGCTCCAGGGCAGCACCGACGCCCTGGCCAAGATCAAGACCGCTCCGTCCGCACCGGCCGTCGAGGAATCCGAGGAGGATGCGGCCAAGGCCTTCGAAGAACCGCCCACCGCCGAGGCCGAAGCGACCGAAGCAGAAGAGGAGGAGAAGGCGCCCGCAACGCCCGCCCTGGCCGCAAAGTCCGACAACAAACCCGACGCCAAGGGTTCGACCACGGCCATTTCCTCCATCCGCGTGGCCACGGACCGCCTCGACCGGGTCATCGAACTGGTGGGCAAGCTCATGGTCACCTACGCGGTCATCGCCCAGGGAGGAGCCACCAGCATGACGCAGATGGCCTCCAGCCTGCGCGAGTTGGACAACGTCATCACCCGCCTCCAGCAGGAGGTCAACGCCATCCGCCTGGTGCCCCTCAAGCAAATTTTCATGCCCATGCACCGGCTGGTCAAGAGCCTGTCCCAGAAGATCGGCAAGAAGCTCGACTTCGAAGTCAAGGGAGACGACCTGGCCCTGGACAAGACCATCGTCGAGTCCCTGAACGAACCTCTGGTCCACCTGCTCCGGAACGCCGTGGACCACGGGCTGGAAGATCCCGCGGGGCGCAAGGCCGCGGGCAAATCCGAGTCCGGCACCGTGACCCTGTCCGCCTGGCGCAAGGGCGACAGCGCCTTCATCCAGGTGGCCGACGACGGGCGCGGCCTGGATCCCGACCGCATCCTGGCCAAGGCCCTGGAAAAAGGGTTGGCCGATCCGGACAAGGAATACAAAACCGAGGAGATCCTCCAGTTCGTACTCCAGAGCGGCTTTTCCACCGCCGAAAAGATCACCGACGTGTCCGGGCGCGGCGTGGGCATGGACGCCGTGGTCAACGCCATCAAGGTCGCCCTGGACGGCGAGGTGTCCATCCAAAGCGAGCTGGGCAAGGGCGCGGCCTTCACCATTTCCATTCCGCTGGACCGCTCGGCCAACGAAGGCATCGTGGACGCCCTGGTCTGCAAGGTCGGCGGCGACACCTTCATCATGCCCAGCCGCGACGTGGTCGAGATTTACATGCCCCGGCGCAACGACGTGGTCGAACTGCCGGACGGCCGTGAAACCGTGGACGTGCGCGGCGAGATTCATTCCCTGCTCCGGTTGGCCGACCTCCTTGAGCTAACCCCGGAGATCGACAACATCGAGATGGCCCAAGCCATCGTGGTCCGAGTAGGCGACTACAAGGGCGCCATCCTGGTGGATGAGGTCCTCAGGCAGCAACAGGTGGTCATCACCGGCTTCACCGTCCCGGTCCAGGAAATCTTCAACATACCCATCCTGGGTTACGGTATGATGGGCGAATCCGACGCCCTGGTCATCGACGCCGAGGAGATGATCCAGCAGTTCCAGGAACGTATCACCAGGAACGCACGGTCGTCCTTGACATAA
- a CDS encoding Hpt domain-containing protein, with product MSEDPMVEEFFSEVNDKYYPQVMEGLELLEGDELAQGIEILARPLHTIKGVTGFMAGFETASHFTHKIEDFLKKVQSGEVESTPDNVTLLSRGVNMIFQVLEQLREGDLDTEEQEEVLGLIAEASSSEQVESEALGAGVEVETRDGVTIIKVKDPRVHMDGQFKPIISAILSIEPGDPVLLDLSGVLTFGSGAWAAVASMGTTFKIAACNVSPDARQTLIGWGLDKTISVYPDRETYFTAQ from the coding sequence ATGAGCGAAGACCCGATGGTTGAGGAGTTCTTCTCCGAAGTAAACGACAAGTACTATCCCCAGGTGATGGAGGGGCTCGAATTGCTTGAAGGCGACGAACTCGCCCAAGGCATCGAGATCCTGGCCCGTCCCCTGCACACCATCAAGGGCGTCACCGGCTTCATGGCGGGGTTCGAGACGGCCTCCCACTTCACCCACAAAATCGAGGACTTCCTGAAGAAGGTACAGTCCGGCGAGGTGGAGTCCACCCCGGACAACGTGACCCTGCTCTCGCGCGGGGTAAACATGATCTTCCAGGTTCTGGAGCAGCTCCGCGAGGGCGACCTGGACACCGAAGAGCAGGAGGAGGTCCTGGGCCTGATTGCAGAAGCCTCCTCCTCCGAACAGGTCGAAAGCGAAGCCCTGGGCGCAGGCGTGGAGGTGGAGACCCGCGACGGGGTGACCATCATCAAGGTCAAGGACCCGCGCGTCCACATGGATGGACAGTTCAAGCCGATCATCTCCGCCATCCTGTCCATCGAACCCGGGGACCCCGTGCTGTTGGACCTGTCCGGGGTGCTGACCTTCGGCTCCGGGGCGTGGGCCGCCGTGGCGAGCATGGGCACCACCTTCAAGATCGCGGCCTGCAATGTCTCCCCCGACGCCCGGCAAACCCTCATAGGCTGGGGCCTCGACAAGACCATTTCCGTATATCCCGACAGGGAAACCTACTTCACCGCGCAATAA
- a CDS encoding response regulator, whose translation MRALIVEDEFLSRKVLRSFLMTLFDVDIVVNGREAVEAFKMGHSENRPYDLILMDIMMPEVDGIEALQKIRALEVDNDYRPRAKVIMTTALDDPRTVIRTFHDGEASAYIVKPVAKDKLYAELEKLGLLHK comes from the coding sequence ATGCGTGCACTCATTGTCGAAGACGAATTCCTAAGCCGCAAGGTCCTGCGGTCTTTCCTGATGACCCTTTTCGACGTGGACATTGTGGTCAACGGCCGGGAAGCGGTCGAGGCCTTCAAGATGGGTCACAGCGAGAACAGGCCGTATGACCTGATCCTCATGGACATCATGATGCCCGAGGTGGACGGCATCGAGGCGCTACAAAAGATTCGAGCCCTCGAAGTGGACAACGACTATCGCCCGCGGGCCAAGGTGATCATGACCACGGCCCTGGACGATCCCCGAACGGTCATCCGAACCTTTCACGACGGCGAGGCCTCGGCCTACATCGTCAAGCCGGTCGCCAAGGACAAACTGTATGCCGAGCTGGAAAAGCTCGGGCTCCTGCACAAGTAA
- a CDS encoding RNA methyltransferase, giving the protein MPKQITEARKKRIDAVLARRQTDLTLVMDNIWDPHNVSAVLRSCDAFGVAGVHLYYTDSQWPDLAQKSSASAKKWIERTEHVDAAEMVAELKGQGMRILRTGFSETARPVMDFDFTKPTAIILSNEHRGTSPDLAALVPDEIYIPMQGMVQSFNVSVAAAIILYQAFTQRDAAGMYDEPSFSREELESLKLQWYSR; this is encoded by the coding sequence ATGCCCAAACAGATAACGGAAGCGAGGAAAAAGCGCATCGACGCGGTGTTGGCCAGGCGGCAGACGGACCTGACCCTGGTCATGGACAACATCTGGGATCCGCACAACGTCTCGGCGGTCCTCAGAAGCTGCGACGCCTTCGGCGTGGCCGGGGTCCATCTCTATTATACGGATTCCCAGTGGCCGGACCTGGCCCAGAAGAGTTCGGCCTCGGCCAAGAAATGGATCGAGCGCACCGAGCACGTCGATGCGGCCGAGATGGTCGCCGAACTCAAAGGGCAGGGTATGCGCATCCTCAGGACCGGGTTTTCGGAGACGGCCCGTCCGGTCATGGATTTCGATTTCACCAAGCCCACGGCGATCATCCTGAGCAACGAGCACCGGGGCACTTCCCCGGATCTGGCCGCCCTGGTTCCCGACGAAATATACATTCCCATGCAGGGCATGGTCCAGAGCTTTAACGTGTCGGTCGCTGCGGCCATCATATTGTATCAGGCGTTCACCCAGCGGGACGCTGCAGGCATGTACGACGAACCCTCCTTCTCCAGGGAGGAACTGGAATCCCTCAAACTCCAATGGTATTCGAGGTAA
- a CDS encoding L-threonylcarbamoyladenylate synthase — MQELLKILRSGGIVIYPTETLYALGCDATSEAACNRVATVKGRSEERPLPLIIGGMDMLDLVTSQKSRSLLDLAEAFWPGPLSILVKALPELPGWLSDDEGYTSVRWSGHPFASELSRRFRKPIVATSANLSGKAPAALPEDIDPALLEMVDGSYFDPPWPRGHKASTVVRMLGSSKLEIIREGEISIKKLCDKGFSVAVRNA; from the coding sequence ATGCAAGAATTGCTCAAGATCCTGCGTTCCGGCGGCATCGTCATCTATCCCACGGAGACGCTCTATGCGCTTGGTTGCGACGCCACCAGCGAAGCGGCCTGCAATCGCGTGGCCACGGTCAAGGGGCGTTCCGAAGAGCGGCCCCTGCCCCTGATCATCGGGGGCATGGATATGCTTGATCTTGTCACCAGCCAGAAGTCCCGCTCCCTGTTGGATCTGGCCGAGGCGTTTTGGCCCGGGCCGCTGTCCATTCTGGTCAAGGCGCTGCCCGAGCTGCCCGGCTGGCTGTCCGACGACGAGGGCTACACCTCGGTGCGCTGGTCCGGTCACCCCTTCGCCTCCGAGTTGTCCCGCCGGTTCCGCAAACCCATCGTGGCCACCAGCGCGAACCTGTCCGGCAAAGCCCCGGCGGCCCTGCCCGAGGACATCGACCCCGCGCTCCTGGAGATGGTTGACGGGTCCTATTTCGATCCGCCGTGGCCGCGCGGGCACAAGGCCTCCACCGTGGTCCGCATGCTCGGTTCGAGCAAACTCGAAATTATCCGCGAGGGCGAAATCTCCATCAAGAAATTGTGCGACAAGGGATTTTCCGTGGCCGTGCGCAACGCCTGA
- a CDS encoding NUDIX hydrolase yields the protein MGRIRTCPHCGGEIEVYRNPTPTVDVVIVMDLPDGGEGVVLIKRRNPPLGWALPGGFVDYGETCERAAVREMKEETGLDVRLTGLLGVYSDPDRDPRGHTMSVVYTGVPEDPASLVAGDDAADAEIFPLGRWPELAFDHARILADFLARRERRPGAH from the coding sequence ATGGGCAGAATTCGGACCTGCCCCCATTGCGGGGGCGAGATCGAGGTGTATCGGAATCCCACCCCCACGGTGGATGTGGTCATCGTCATGGACCTGCCGGATGGCGGGGAGGGCGTGGTCCTCATCAAGCGGCGCAACCCGCCATTGGGCTGGGCCTTGCCCGGCGGGTTCGTGGACTACGGCGAGACCTGTGAGCGGGCCGCCGTGCGCGAGATGAAGGAGGAGACCGGGCTGGACGTGCGTCTGACCGGATTGCTCGGGGTCTATTCGGACCCGGATCGCGATCCGCGCGGGCATACCATGAGCGTGGTCTATACCGGCGTGCCCGAAGATCCGGCCAGCCTTGTGGCGGGCGACGATGCGGCCGATGCCGAAATATTTCCCCTGGGGCGTTGGCCTGAGCTGGCCTTTGATCACGCCCGAATTTTGGCCGACTTTTTGGCTCGGCGCGAGCGTCGGCCGGGCGCGCATTGA